The stretch of DNA TATTTCTCTTaaccaaaacaattttatttccagCGTCTCTGAAGTTCATCTGGACACATTGCTAGCGGTGGACACCTCTTCGAGCAGCCAGTACGGTTCCCGCGGCGGATTGGCCTGGACACCGCCCGCTTCAGGTGAGGGCTCCACTCCCACATGGACAGAGGGCACACCCAGTTTTACGGACTCCAGTTCGAGTGGTGATCTCGGTAATTGGCACTTGAGATTTGCTTTGAAATCGCTTTTTGtgtttctatatctatctgtATATGTGTATTCGTTCACGCTTGCAATCGTAGACAACTTCTCGCCCATAAACTCATCTAAAATCGATCGACACAAGCCGACGGTGGAAGATGCCATCAACTCTCTGTCCGCGGGAATGGTAAATATCAGAGGAGGCCCACTCTAGATACCAATATCTACCCAAGCACACACAGAAACGTCCCGATCCCGCTGCACCCACGACACACACATAACATCACATTACCGCACCACAAAGATAGTTGCACACGCCCGTGTAAAATCGTACATTTTGAGACCTTTCCAAATTGCAAACCATTTTCCCGTTGGGTGTTCTTCACTCTGCATTCCCACCCGACTTCTCGCTGATCCTCAACTTCTCTATTGCATTCTTATAGATCAACTAACATAGCATGTGATGACGGAACACAAGACACACCAACCCAGATATATCACGATGTGAACAGAGTCAGAGTCCGAGCAAGAAATGCCTCATACTCTTACATACCGATTATGCTTGCGTGTTCAGGCGCACTTGTATAGCTAGGATATAATCAAAAGGCGCCCACGTAGAACAGATTCCCATGCCATGTCCACACCCACACCAGCCCATCCCTTCCAGCGGACATCGGGGTGAAAACTACCCATCAAAGACATTAAACAACACTGCAAATGATATTATACACGACACAAGAGCATACTCCCCATATACAGAACTAAAGAAGCATAAAGCAAATAAATGGCAAATCAAATACGAGTAAAGTGCGCAGGATGGCATCCAGTTGGAGATCCGAGATCCGTTATCCCCGACCCAATCCCCCATACATTTAGTGTACGGTGTAAAGAGTTCGTTATGCGTTCGATCAGATAATATGGAAATATACAATACActgaaattatatgaataaacGTTTTTGCGATACTTTCGATCTCCGATATATCCACATAAGTACGTATTATGTATACCTATGTATAATCAGCAATCGCGATATTACAatattattgtaaaatatttcaatttacaaAAGCCAGACAAACCAAGagcaaaattatatacatattattCATCTGTATTTATTAACGATAATTGTAACGCGCTTAGGTTTACTCAACACAAAAAACATAGAACGGAACATGACTCACAAAAGGATATTACATACACCAACGGACGGACACGGACTGCGGACAACATTCGACTCATACATGATGAAAGAattgattatttattaattagttGAATGTTATTTAACTTATATGCATTATTCTAAAGATTACTGAAATCCAAATGtaattacaataaattaaattgcaagGTTGAAATTCCGGCGTGTTCCCTCGAATGCGAATTTGCTAGACTAAAACAAACGTACGTTAAAAACGGGCGACTAGTACAGTTTCTGCAGGTCGTTGAGCGACTGGTTCAGGAAGTCGTTGGTCCAGTCGTTCTCCGGGTTGTCCAGATGGTTATCAAAGTCCACCAAATCGCGCATGGCTCCGCGCTTCAACAGCAGCGATACGCCCTCCAAGGTTTGCGACGACTGCGACAGCGTGTACTTGGCCTTCGTCCACCGGGATCCGGAGTCCCCGGCGCAGCTGTAGACCTGGACGGCGGCACGATCGTGCTGCAGCGTCATCAGCTTGTTGTCCACCACCGCAAAGCAGGCGTTCTTGAAGTTCTCCTGGATCTTGTCCGCAATCTTGGCGGCCGGCGTCTTGTCCACCTGATTGTCGTAGAAGTTCTCCGGCGCAGTGTAGTAGCCGCCGATCACCAGTCCCTCGCGTTCGGCGTACGCATCAATCTGAAGGGGAGAGTGGaaaggtaatttaaatatttattttaaaaaataaaaaattgctaaTCTACATTTTGCTAAATATTTTCGGGATTTTCGTTTACCTGGGTAGTAGCTAACTCGATAGGTGAATAGTGGAAATAGTTTACTTAAGTTGATATCATAATTTGTAGTCATACAATTGTTTTAGCATCGTGGGGTACAAGGTACATTTAAAATCAAGAAAGTATACGTAGGTATTCttggatcaatatttataGGAGAAGGTTACTACAAATGGTCAATAATAGGTAATTAAAAgatgaaattcaaataaaggtaaataaattatCGTAGAATGAGTTCTTAAAGGAAATATCCTGCATTTTTCAACTGAGCCTTATGgaacttaaattaagtatGTCAGATAAATTATGTACATTGGATTGGATTTCATAAAAGGTGTTCCTATCTCAAACTAGAGAACGGGGACCTAGTTAAGGGTACGTGATAAtggatattttaaatacatgtGTATGGCACCAAGTACTTCTGCGTAACATTGCTGACCGGATTCGAGTTCGTCGGTTCTTTTAAAGCCGGCAATTGGCAATTACCTGCATGAGGGCCACCTCCGCCATGGGGGTGACATGGAGGCACTGGTGGAAAAGGGGAATCGCATCCACGATTTCCACCAGGGAGCCCTTCGAGGTCTTCTCGGCCAGCAGCAGT from Drosophila takahashii strain IR98-3 E-12201 chromosome 2R, DtakHiC1v2, whole genome shotgun sequence encodes:
- the EMC8-9 gene encoding ER membrane protein complex subunit 8/9 homolog, with product MCDYKISERAYTKLIFHAAKYPHQAVNGLLLAEKTSKGSLVEIVDAIPLFHQCLHVTPMAEVALMQIDAYAEREGLVIGGYYTAPENFYDNQVDKTPAAKIADKIQENFKNACFAVVDNKLMTLQHDRAAVQVYSCAGDSGSRWTKAKYTLSQSSQTLEGVSLLLKRGAMRDLVDFDNHLDNPENDWTNDFLNQSLNDLQKLY